From the Deltaproteobacteria bacterium PRO3 genome, one window contains:
- the lipB gene encoding lipoyl(octanoyl) transferase LipB — translation MPPSRPIEFESLGLRPFAEVLGYQKELRQRRQAGEIADRVLFVEHPRVITRGRRPADEDFRVPVERLREAGFQVEDAGRGGKLTYHGPGQLVAYFIVSLRERRWGIPEFVRRIEGAILQCLAEYGIAGERRAEYPGVWVAGRKIASIGLSVDRGVSMNGIALNVDPCLEDFETIIPCGIPGCEMTSIRRETNQSPALEEVSRLLAEHISDAFAEEAHGKAAPSNL, via the coding sequence ATGCCGCCGTCCCGTCCCATCGAATTCGAATCCCTCGGTCTCAGGCCCTTCGCCGAGGTGTTGGGCTACCAAAAGGAGCTGCGCCAACGGCGCCAGGCGGGCGAGATCGCCGACCGGGTGCTCTTTGTCGAGCATCCGCGGGTGATCACCCGCGGCCGGCGCCCGGCCGACGAGGACTTTCGCGTGCCGGTCGAACGCCTGCGCGAGGCGGGCTTTCAGGTGGAGGACGCGGGGCGGGGTGGGAAGCTGACCTACCACGGGCCCGGCCAGCTGGTGGCCTACTTTATCGTCTCGCTGCGGGAACGGCGCTGGGGCATCCCGGAGTTCGTCCGCAGGATCGAGGGCGCGATCCTTCAATGCCTGGCCGAGTATGGTATCGCCGGCGAGCGCCGCGCGGAGTACCCCGGCGTCTGGGTGGCTGGCCGCAAGATCGCCTCGATTGGGCTGAGCGTCGACCGCGGCGTCAGCATGAACGGCATCGCCCTCAACGTCGACCCGTGCCTCGAGGACTTCGAGACGATCATCCCTTGCGGCATCCCCGGCTGTGAGATGACCTCTATCCGCAGGGAGACAAACCAAAGCCCAGCGCTGGAGGAAGTCTCGCGCCTCTTGGCCGAGCACATTAGCGATGCCTTTGCCGAGGAGGCCCATGGGAAGGCCGCGCCGAGCAACCTCTAG
- the guaA gene encoding glutamine-hydrolyzing GMP synthase, producing the protein MDKVLILDYGSQYTQLIARRIREQNVYSEIQPFNYGLDKIRAFAPKAIVLSGGPASVLGKDAPGLDLKILELGVPILGICYGIQLLAHHLGGKVTPSSKREYGRATFEADAASPLFRGVKAKSVVWMSHGDSLEKIPAGFHKIGESDNTPFCAIANPEKKIYGVQFHPEVVHTEEGVQILHNFLFHIAGLKADWNMAAFLQTEKEKIRVQVGKGKVICGLSGGVDSTVAALLIHEAVGDQLECIFINNGLLRKDEAQKVQDTFREHFKIKLHYVDASERFLSRLKGVTDPEQKRKIIGNEFIYVFEEMAKKIQDAKFLAQGTLYPDVIESVSFKGPSATIKSHHNVGGLPERMGLALVEPLRELFKDEVRELGAQMGMPKALTHRQPFPGPGLAIRILGEVTPEAIRLLQEADDILVSEIKSADWYYKVWQSFAVLLPIKTVGVMGDERTYENVLAIRCVSSVDGMTADWVPLPPDLLGRISNRIINEVRGINRVVYDISSKPPATIEWE; encoded by the coding sequence ATGGACAAGGTTTTAATCTTAGACTACGGCTCCCAATACACCCAGCTCATCGCCCGCCGCATCCGCGAGCAAAACGTCTACTCCGAGATACAGCCCTTCAACTACGGCCTCGACAAGATCCGGGCCTTCGCGCCGAAGGCCATCGTCCTCTCCGGCGGGCCGGCCAGCGTGCTGGGCAAGGACGCCCCGGGGCTGGACCTCAAGATCCTCGAGTTGGGCGTGCCGATCTTGGGGATCTGCTACGGCATTCAGCTTTTGGCCCATCACCTGGGCGGCAAGGTGACGCCATCCAGCAAGCGCGAGTACGGTCGCGCCACCTTCGAGGCAGACGCGGCTTCACCCTTGTTCCGCGGCGTCAAGGCCAAGAGCGTCGTCTGGATGAGCCATGGCGACAGCCTCGAGAAGATCCCCGCGGGCTTCCACAAGATCGGCGAGAGCGACAACACGCCGTTCTGCGCGATCGCCAACCCTGAGAAGAAGATCTACGGGGTCCAATTCCACCCCGAGGTCGTCCACACGGAAGAGGGGGTCCAGATCCTGCACAACTTCCTCTTTCACATCGCCGGGCTCAAGGCCGACTGGAACATGGCGGCCTTCCTCCAGACCGAGAAAGAAAAGATCCGCGTCCAGGTAGGGAAGGGGAAGGTGATCTGCGGCCTCTCCGGCGGCGTCGACTCGACGGTGGCCGCGCTCCTGATCCACGAGGCGGTGGGCGACCAGCTCGAGTGCATCTTCATCAACAACGGTCTGCTGCGCAAGGACGAGGCCCAGAAGGTGCAGGACACCTTCCGCGAGCACTTCAAGATCAAGCTCCATTACGTGGACGCGAGCGAGCGTTTCTTGAGCCGCCTTAAGGGCGTGACCGATCCCGAGCAGAAGCGCAAGATCATCGGGAACGAGTTCATCTACGTCTTCGAGGAGATGGCCAAGAAAATCCAGGACGCCAAGTTCCTGGCCCAGGGCACCCTCTATCCCGACGTCATCGAGTCGGTCTCCTTCAAGGGGCCCAGCGCCACGATCAAGAGTCACCACAACGTCGGCGGCCTCCCCGAGCGCATGGGCCTGGCCCTGGTCGAGCCACTCCGCGAGCTGTTCAAAGACGAGGTCCGCGAGCTGGGCGCCCAGATGGGCATGCCCAAGGCCCTGACGCACCGCCAGCCCTTTCCGGGACCCGGCCTGGCTATCCGCATCCTGGGCGAGGTGACGCCCGAGGCCATCCGCCTGTTGCAGGAGGCCGACGACATCCTCGTCTCCGAGATCAAGTCCGCCGATTGGTACTACAAGGTGTGGCAGTCCTTCGCGGTGCTGCTGCCCATCAAGACGGTCGGCGTGATGGGCGACGAGCGCACCTACGAGAACGTTTTGGCGATCCGCTGCGTGAGCAGCGTCGACGGCATGACGGCCGATTGGGTGCCGCTGCCTCCCGATCTTTTGGGGCGCATCTCCAACCGCATCATCAACGAGGTGAGGGGAATCAACCGCGTGGTCTACGACATCTCCTCCAAACCGCCGGCGACCATTGAATGGGAGTAA
- the hflX gene encoding GTPase HflX, whose translation MPAERAILVGIRHPRESSLDARESLFELERLVHTAGAVVVATTQQEIKKIEPSSYVGKGKLEEIAALIAQTQADTVVFDEDLTPGQNRNLEKAFRCKVVDRTGLILDIFAQHAKSKEGKLQVELAQCIYFMPRLVGQWEHFGRLGGGIGTRGPGETQLEVDRRRVRERISRIKQQLEKVETARHLHRNKREGVPIPTVAMVGYTNAGKSTLMNQLTQAGVLVEDKLFATLDPTVRRLKLPAGRQVLLSDTVGFIRKLPHALVEAFKATFEEVRAADLLLHVIDSSYPTWRQQKEVVESVLEELGLKDKPMIEVYNKIDLLGASAANGDGVRISARTGQGVLDLLNQIEDKLHVDFRTFRIKVPYAKGDFLEWLYRVGEVQGREDEEDGVWMQVALSPDDAGRLRKERSIRMQVLRRPSSRAKGPQLRAATAASPM comes from the coding sequence ATGCCCGCCGAACGGGCCATCCTCGTCGGCATCCGCCATCCTCGGGAATCGTCCCTGGACGCCCGGGAATCCCTCTTCGAGCTCGAGCGCCTCGTCCATACCGCGGGCGCCGTCGTCGTCGCGACCACCCAACAAGAAATCAAAAAAATCGAACCTTCGTCCTATGTCGGCAAGGGCAAGTTGGAGGAGATCGCCGCCCTCATCGCCCAGACCCAGGCCGACACCGTCGTCTTCGACGAGGACCTCACCCCCGGCCAAAACCGCAACCTCGAAAAGGCCTTCCGCTGCAAGGTGGTCGACCGCACCGGCCTGATCCTCGACATCTTCGCCCAGCACGCCAAATCCAAAGAGGGCAAGCTCCAGGTCGAGCTGGCGCAGTGCATTTACTTCATGCCCCGCCTGGTCGGGCAGTGGGAGCACTTTGGCCGTTTGGGCGGCGGGATCGGCACCCGCGGTCCCGGCGAAACCCAGCTCGAAGTCGACCGCCGCCGCGTTCGCGAACGCATCTCGCGGATCAAGCAGCAGTTGGAAAAAGTTGAAACGGCGCGCCACCTGCACCGGAACAAGCGGGAAGGCGTCCCGATCCCGACGGTCGCCATGGTCGGCTACACCAACGCCGGCAAATCGACCCTGATGAACCAGCTGACTCAGGCCGGCGTCCTGGTCGAGGACAAGCTCTTCGCGACCCTCGACCCGACGGTGCGCCGGCTGAAGCTGCCGGCGGGCCGCCAGGTATTGCTCTCCGACACCGTCGGCTTCATCCGCAAGCTGCCGCACGCGCTGGTCGAGGCCTTCAAGGCGACCTTCGAGGAGGTCCGGGCCGCCGACCTGCTGCTGCACGTGATCGACTCCAGCTATCCGACCTGGCGCCAGCAAAAGGAGGTCGTCGAGTCGGTTTTGGAGGAACTGGGGCTCAAGGATAAGCCGATGATCGAGGTCTACAATAAGATCGACCTCCTGGGCGCCTCCGCCGCCAACGGTGACGGGGTGCGCATCTCGGCGCGCACGGGGCAGGGGGTTCTCGATCTGTTGAACCAAATCGAGGACAAGCTGCACGTCGACTTTCGCACCTTCCGGATCAAGGTCCCTTACGCCAAGGGCGACTTTTTGGAATGGCTCTATCGCGTCGGCGAGGTGCAGGGCAGGGAAGACGAGGAAGACGGCGTCTGGATGCAGGTGGCCTTGAGCCCCGACGACGCCGGGCGTCTGCGCAAAGAGCGGTCGATCCGGATGCAAGTCCTTCGCAGACCCTCCTCGAGGGCTAAAGGCCCGCAGTTGAGGGCGGCAACAGCCGCCTCTCCCATGTAG
- a CDS encoding LemA family protein, translating to MKKFLVFLLVVGGIAALAAMWFVRTRNQLVTLDEQVKTAWSQVENVYQRRLDLIPNLVATVKGVANFEQETLQKVVEARSQATQISPQALQGAINDPAAFEKFQAAQGALSSALSRLLVVVERYPELKANQNFLELQAQLEGTENRIAVERRRFNEVAQGYNTAIRRFPESLVASLSGFAARPYFQADPGAAQAPKVDFSKPVPAGSGP from the coding sequence ATGAAGAAATTTCTGGTCTTTTTACTGGTGGTCGGCGGCATCGCGGCCTTGGCCGCAATGTGGTTCGTCCGCACCCGCAACCAACTGGTCACCCTGGACGAACAGGTGAAGACCGCCTGGTCCCAGGTCGAGAACGTCTACCAGCGGCGGCTCGATCTCATCCCCAACCTGGTCGCCACCGTGAAGGGCGTGGCCAATTTTGAGCAGGAGACCTTGCAAAAGGTGGTCGAGGCCCGGTCCCAGGCCACGCAAATATCCCCGCAGGCCTTGCAAGGGGCGATCAACGACCCGGCGGCCTTCGAGAAGTTCCAAGCCGCGCAGGGGGCGCTTTCCTCGGCCCTTTCCCGGCTGCTCGTCGTCGTCGAGCGCTATCCCGAGCTCAAGGCCAATCAAAATTTCCTCGAGCTCCAGGCCCAGCTGGAGGGCACCGAAAACCGCATTGCCGTCGAGCGCCGCCGCTTCAACGAGGTGGCCCAGGGCTACAACACGGCGATCCGCCGCTTTCCCGAGTCGCTCGTCGCCTCGCTGAGCGGCTTCGCGGCGCGGCCTTACTTTCAGGCGGATCCGGGCGCCGCGCAGGCGCCCAAGGTCGACTTCTCGAAGCCCGTCCCGGCGGGGAGCGGTCCTTGA
- a CDS encoding CDP-alcohol phosphatidyltransferase family protein, whose product MQIFNLPNSLTLLRILLVPVFTYFFLKGEYRIALITFVVTGLTDVVDGFLARLLRKKTTIGAVLDPAADKLLMLVTFIVLAMRDLVPPWLSALVILRDLWIVVGTWILKHLKKKLYFQPTRLSKLNTFFQLFTIFLAFLLTFIRAEQPAFLLPYEAWVASALRYVIYLCAGMTVASGIQYTRIGIHILRKGREYADLPLKKDQAGRQ is encoded by the coding sequence ATGCAAATCTTCAACCTTCCCAATTCCCTGACGCTGCTCCGCATCCTCTTGGTCCCCGTATTTACGTACTTCTTTTTGAAGGGGGAATACCGCATTGCGTTAATCACCTTCGTCGTCACGGGCTTGACCGACGTGGTGGACGGCTTCCTGGCCCGCCTGCTGCGCAAGAAGACCACGATCGGGGCGGTCCTGGACCCGGCGGCGGACAAGCTCTTGATGCTGGTCACCTTCATCGTCCTGGCGATGCGGGACCTGGTGCCGCCCTGGCTCAGCGCCCTGGTGATTCTCCGGGACCTTTGGATCGTAGTGGGGACCTGGATCCTAAAGCACCTGAAAAAGAAGCTCTATTTCCAGCCGACCCGGCTGAGCAAGCTGAACACCTTTTTTCAGCTCTTCACCATATTTTTGGCCTTCCTCTTGACCTTTATCCGGGCGGAGCAGCCCGCCTTCCTCCTGCCTTACGAAGCTTGGGTCGCCAGCGCGCTGCGTTACGTAATTTACCTCTGCGCGGGCATGACAGTCGCCTCGGGGATCCAGTACACTAGGATCGGTATTCATATTTTGCGCAAGGGCCGCGAGTATGCCGATCTTCCCCTTAAAAAAGATCAAGCTGGTCGTCAGTGA
- the dnaE gene encoding DNA polymerase III subunit alpha, with translation MGVNVDFVHLHVHSQYSLLEGAITLEALCERVRELGMKACALTDAGNMFGALEFYEKAKAAGIKPVFGAEVYYLTGGGIETRDVKRKDHFLANLILLVQNKTGYQNLCRLLSIAHLEGFYYKPRLDKDILRKHSEGLIALSGTMHGEIHRRLSKNEVEQAKEAVAYLQETFPDRFYLELQDHGLALEKKVQDMVLPFAKEHGVPLVATNDCKYLKKEDHVAHLALQCIQSGRTLQEEEERAEFLSEQRYLKSPKEIEQSFKSTPEAIENTVKIAEQCDYAFNDKNYYFPKYAPPEGEDLDAYLKRRAYEGLEERWKEIAPKIQKEFELRDSTSNGWPGGGPPPPAACEDGEGAARTGPVGSRIAEFAPNSPTALESAKQAYLERLKIELDIIVPMGFSGYFLIVSDFITYAKDQKIPVGPGRGSAAGSLVAYCLKITDIDPIPYDLLFERFLNPERISMPDMDIDFCMNRRDEVIKYVRGKYGHVSQIITFGKMKAKAVLRDVGRVLDMPYGDVDKIAKLVPNTLNITLEEALKQEPRLQEMEKSDAQVKRLMQIARSLEGLTRHASMHAAGVVIADRPLTEFCPLYKGPDNEVITQFDMKGVEKIGLVKFDFLGLKTLTVLEVAVKIVKRTRGIDLKLNEIPLDDPKVYQSLCEGDGLGIFQLESSGMRDLLVRLKPNCFEDIIALVALYRPGPLGSGMVDDFINRKHGRTEITYELPQLEPILKPTYGVIVYQEQVMQIASALANYSLGEADLLRRAMGKKKPEEMAKQRERFLEGAKANKIPPKKAEKIFDLMAKFAEYGFNKSHSAAYALVSYQTAYLKTHFPTEYMASLLTHEMTNTDKILVYINDCRDRGIKILPPDVNASFRYFSVEKENEIRFGLAAVKGVGEAAIDSIMEVREAGGPFATIFDFCARVDLRRVNKKVLESLIKCGAFDGMGVARSRLFAGLDLAMDWGNSRRDDAKSGQSSMFELLPVQESVPSLPEIAEWPEGEKLAFEKEALGFYITGHPLRRFKDQIQRLASFDTQTCSKAVDKGEVGLCGMVVSLKEIMTKKGARMAFITLEDLVGTIECVVFSDLYAQASTLLKSDAPIFVKGNVDHNDESTKILAREIVSLEKMRLQKTKAVHLTVRQDLLTKESLEEFKHLLGKFPGRLPTYLHLIGPQEKETVLALPPDLEVELSEHFISEVEKMFGASSVLLQ, from the coding sequence ATGGGAGTAAACGTGGATTTCGTCCATCTCCACGTCCATTCGCAGTATTCCCTGCTGGAGGGGGCCATCACCCTCGAGGCCCTCTGCGAGCGGGTCCGCGAACTCGGGATGAAGGCCTGCGCCCTGACCGACGCGGGCAATATGTTCGGCGCCCTCGAGTTCTACGAAAAGGCCAAGGCCGCCGGGATCAAGCCGGTCTTCGGGGCTGAGGTCTACTACCTGACCGGCGGCGGCATCGAGACCCGCGACGTCAAGCGCAAGGACCACTTCCTCGCCAACCTGATTCTCCTGGTCCAAAACAAGACCGGCTACCAAAACCTCTGCCGCCTGCTCAGCATCGCCCATCTCGAGGGTTTTTATTACAAACCCCGCCTCGACAAGGACATCCTCCGGAAACATTCCGAGGGCCTGATCGCCCTCTCCGGGACCATGCACGGCGAGATCCACCGCCGCCTCTCCAAAAACGAGGTCGAGCAGGCCAAGGAGGCGGTCGCCTACCTCCAAGAGACCTTTCCGGATCGCTTCTATCTCGAGCTGCAGGACCACGGCCTGGCCTTGGAGAAGAAGGTCCAAGACATGGTCCTGCCCTTCGCCAAGGAACACGGGGTCCCCTTGGTCGCGACCAACGACTGCAAGTACCTCAAGAAAGAGGACCACGTCGCCCACCTGGCCCTCCAGTGCATCCAGAGCGGGCGGACCCTCCAGGAAGAGGAGGAGCGGGCCGAATTTTTAAGCGAGCAGCGTTATTTGAAGAGCCCGAAAGAGATTGAGCAAAGCTTTAAATCTACTCCAGAAGCTATTGAAAATACTGTTAAAATAGCCGAACAATGCGACTACGCCTTTAACGACAAGAACTACTATTTTCCCAAGTACGCGCCGCCCGAGGGTGAGGACCTAGACGCTTATCTGAAACGCCGCGCTTATGAAGGGCTTGAAGAGCGCTGGAAAGAGATCGCGCCAAAAATCCAAAAGGAGTTCGAGCTCCGCGATTCGACTTCCAACGGGTGGCCGGGCGGGGGCCCCCCGCCGCCCGCAGCTTGCGAGGACGGTGAGGGTGCAGCCCGGACAGGACCCGTTGGAAGTCGAATCGCGGAGTTCGCACCGAACAGTCCGACAGCGCTCGAATCCGCCAAGCAGGCCTATCTCGAGCGCCTGAAGATCGAATTAGACATCATCGTCCCGATGGGCTTCTCCGGCTACTTCCTGATCGTCTCCGACTTCATCACCTACGCCAAGGACCAGAAGATCCCCGTGGGGCCGGGCCGCGGCTCGGCGGCGGGGTCCTTGGTGGCCTATTGCCTGAAGATTACCGACATCGATCCGATCCCCTACGACCTGCTCTTCGAGCGCTTCCTCAACCCTGAGCGCATCAGCATGCCGGATATGGACATCGACTTCTGCATGAACCGGCGAGACGAGGTCATCAAATACGTCCGCGGCAAATACGGCCACGTCTCGCAGATCATCACCTTCGGGAAGATGAAGGCCAAGGCGGTGCTCCGCGACGTCGGGCGCGTCCTCGACATGCCCTACGGCGACGTCGACAAGATCGCCAAGCTGGTGCCCAACACCCTCAACATCACCCTGGAGGAGGCACTCAAGCAGGAGCCGCGCCTGCAGGAAATGGAGAAGTCGGACGCCCAGGTGAAGCGGCTGATGCAGATCGCCCGCTCCCTCGAGGGCCTGACCCGGCACGCCTCGATGCACGCCGCCGGGGTCGTCATCGCCGACCGGCCGCTCACCGAGTTCTGTCCCCTCTACAAGGGACCGGACAACGAAGTCATCACCCAGTTCGACATGAAGGGCGTCGAAAAGATTGGCCTGGTGAAGTTCGACTTCCTGGGCCTGAAGACGCTGACGGTCCTCGAGGTCGCGGTCAAGATCGTCAAGCGCACCCGCGGCATCGACCTTAAGTTGAACGAGATCCCGCTCGACGACCCCAAGGTCTACCAAAGCCTCTGCGAGGGCGACGGACTGGGGATCTTCCAGCTCGAATCCAGCGGCATGCGCGACCTCTTGGTGCGGCTGAAGCCCAACTGCTTCGAGGACATCATCGCCCTGGTGGCCCTCTACCGCCCGGGTCCGCTGGGCAGCGGCATGGTGGACGACTTTATCAACCGCAAGCACGGCAGGACCGAGATCACCTACGAGCTCCCCCAGCTCGAGCCCATCCTCAAGCCGACCTACGGCGTCATCGTCTACCAGGAGCAGGTCATGCAGATCGCCAGCGCCCTGGCCAACTACAGCCTGGGCGAAGCCGACCTGCTGCGCCGCGCGATGGGCAAGAAAAAGCCCGAGGAGATGGCCAAGCAGCGCGAGCGCTTCCTCGAGGGCGCCAAGGCCAACAAGATCCCGCCCAAAAAGGCCGAGAAGATCTTCGACCTGATGGCCAAGTTCGCCGAGTACGGTTTCAACAAGTCGCACAGCGCGGCCTACGCCCTGGTCAGCTACCAGACGGCCTATCTCAAGACGCATTTCCCGACCGAGTACATGGCCAGCCTGCTGACCCACGAAATGACCAACACCGACAAGATCCTGGTGTACATCAATGACTGTCGCGACCGCGGGATCAAGATCCTGCCGCCCGACGTCAACGCCAGCTTCCGGTATTTCTCCGTGGAAAAGGAAAACGAGATCCGCTTCGGCTTGGCCGCGGTCAAGGGGGTCGGCGAGGCGGCGATCGATTCGATCATGGAGGTGCGGGAGGCGGGCGGTCCATTCGCGACGATCTTTGATTTCTGCGCCCGTGTCGACCTGCGGCGGGTCAACAAGAAGGTCCTCGAGTCGCTGATCAAGTGCGGGGCTTTCGACGGGATGGGCGTCGCGCGGTCGCGGCTCTTCGCGGGGCTGGACTTGGCGATGGACTGGGGCAATTCCCGCCGCGACGACGCGAAGAGCGGCCAGAGCAGCATGTTCGAGCTCTTGCCGGTCCAAGAGTCGGTGCCGTCGCTTCCCGAGATCGCCGAGTGGCCGGAAGGGGAAAAACTCGCCTTCGAGAAGGAGGCCCTGGGCTTCTACATCACCGGGCACCCGCTGCGCCGCTTCAAGGACCAGATCCAGCGCCTGGCCTCCTTCGACACCCAGACCTGCTCGAAGGCGGTGGACAAGGGCGAAGTCGGACTTTGCGGGATGGTCGTCTCGCTCAAGGAGATCATGACGAAGAAGGGGGCGCGGATGGCCTTCATCACGCTCGAGGACCTGGTGGGCACCATCGAGTGCGTGGTGTTCAGCGACCTCTACGCCCAGGCCTCCACCTTGCTGAAGTCCGACGCGCCGATCTTCGTGAAGGGCAACGTCGACCACAACGACGAGAGCACCAAGATCCTGGCGAGGGAGATCGTTTCGCTCGAAAAGATGCGCCTGCAGAAGACCAAGGCAGTGCACCTGACCGTCCGCCAGGATCTCTTGACCAAGGAGTCTCTCGAGGAGTTCAAGCACCTGCTGGGGAAGTTTCCCGGGCGCCTGCCGACCTACCTCCACCTGATCGGACCCCAGGAAAAGGAGACGGTCTTGGCCCTGCCGCCGGACCTCGAGGTCGAGCTGAGCGAGCATTTCATCTCGGAGGTCGAGAAGATGTTCGGCGCCTCATCGGTGCTTTTGCAGTAG
- a CDS encoding (Fe-S)-binding protein — protein MYPVAVGLLLLVGMAAFAYTMNNRIALIRMAKGKDWRFEKLTDRVKALFVYAFGQKRMMNRKREFWSGLWHAFIFWGFCVLSIRTVTLFGQGFDPDFHLPGFGGALGNFYNLNKDIFTVLVFGGCIYFLIRRFITMPDRISISAEGWAILFTIMSLMITEWLYDGGQIALGNHHPDPLWAPVGTVAAKVITSFGWQPGTTHAVSISSYFIHLALVLGFLNFLPYGKHFHIITALPNVFMRNLKPYGALNPINLEDENITTFGIDKINEFSWKDVMDMYTCTECGRCTSQCPAYNTDKPLNPKQFLIEMKDFLVHHSDKIVNGNEEQKAEVLGQSLVPQVIDSEILWSCTTCRACEEACPVFIEYVQKIVDMRRHLVLMRGEFPAEAQATLRNIENNGNPWGIGFDERANWAKGLGVPTLAEKPEVEVLYWVGCAGSFDDRNKKVSTAVVKILQEAKIEFAILGPEETCTGDPARRIGNEYLFQTLAKQNVETMGRYKFKTVLAQCPHCFNTIKNEYPQFGGHYEVVHHTDFINRLIEQGRIKPVKNLEEKVTYHDSCYLGRYNDIYEQPRDVLKKIPGVQYADAELSKSQGRCCGAGGGRMWMEERLGERVNHKRLDDLMTVQPQTIAAACPFCMTMITDAARDKHIEIKTKDVAEIVAESLN, from the coding sequence ATGTATCCCGTTGCCGTAGGCCTGCTTCTGCTCGTCGGTATGGCCGCCTTCGCCTACACCATGAACAACCGCATCGCCCTGATCCGCATGGCCAAGGGCAAGGACTGGCGCTTCGAGAAGCTCACCGACCGCGTCAAGGCCCTCTTCGTCTACGCCTTCGGTCAGAAGCGCATGATGAACCGCAAGCGGGAGTTCTGGTCGGGCCTCTGGCACGCCTTCATCTTCTGGGGCTTCTGCGTCCTCTCCATCCGCACCGTCACCCTCTTCGGCCAGGGCTTCGACCCGGACTTCCACCTCCCCGGCTTTGGCGGGGCCTTGGGCAACTTCTACAACCTCAACAAAGACATCTTCACGGTGCTGGTCTTCGGCGGCTGCATCTACTTCCTGATTCGCCGCTTCATCACCATGCCCGACCGCATCTCCATTTCGGCGGAGGGCTGGGCCATCCTCTTCACGATCATGAGCCTGATGATCACCGAGTGGCTCTACGACGGCGGTCAGATCGCCCTGGGCAACCACCACCCCGACCCGCTTTGGGCCCCGGTCGGCACCGTCGCGGCCAAGGTCATCACCTCCTTCGGCTGGCAACCCGGCACCACCCACGCCGTCAGCATCAGCTCTTATTTCATCCACCTGGCGCTGGTTTTGGGCTTTTTGAATTTCCTCCCCTACGGAAAGCACTTCCACATCATCACGGCGCTGCCCAACGTCTTCATGCGCAACCTCAAGCCCTACGGCGCGCTCAATCCGATCAATCTGGAAGACGAAAACATCACCACCTTCGGCATCGACAAGATCAACGAGTTCAGCTGGAAGGACGTGATGGACATGTACACCTGCACCGAGTGCGGGCGCTGCACCTCGCAATGTCCGGCCTACAACACCGACAAGCCGCTCAACCCCAAGCAGTTTCTGATCGAGATGAAGGACTTCCTGGTCCACCACTCCGACAAGATCGTCAACGGCAACGAGGAGCAAAAAGCCGAGGTCCTCGGCCAGTCGCTGGTGCCACAGGTCATCGACAGCGAGATCCTGTGGAGCTGCACCACCTGCCGCGCCTGCGAGGAGGCCTGCCCCGTCTTCATCGAGTACGTCCAGAAGATCGTCGACATGCGCCGCCACCTGGTGCTGATGCGGGGCGAGTTTCCCGCCGAAGCCCAGGCCACGCTGCGCAACATCGAGAACAACGGCAACCCCTGGGGCATCGGCTTCGACGAGCGCGCCAACTGGGCCAAGGGCCTGGGCGTGCCCACCCTGGCCGAGAAGCCCGAGGTCGAGGTGCTGTACTGGGTGGGCTGCGCGGGCTCCTTCGACGACCGCAACAAGAAGGTCAGCACCGCGGTGGTCAAGATCCTGCAGGAGGCCAAGATCGAATTCGCCATCCTCGGCCCCGAGGAGACCTGCACCGGCGACCCGGCGCGGCGCATCGGCAACGAGTATCTCTTCCAGACCCTGGCCAAGCAGAACGTCGAGACCATGGGCCGCTACAAGTTCAAGACGGTCCTGGCCCAGTGCCCGCACTGCTTCAACACGATCAAAAACGAATACCCGCAGTTCGGCGGCCACTACGAGGTGGTCCACCACACCGACTTCATCAATCGCCTGATCGAGCAGGGCCGCATCAAGCCGGTGAAGAACCTCGAGGAGAAGGTCACCTACCACGACAGCTGCTACCTGGGCCGCTATAACGACATCTACGAGCAGCCGCGCGACGTCTTGAAGAAGATCCCCGGCGTGCAATACGCGGACGCCGAGCTCTCCAAGTCGCAGGGCCGCTGCTGCGGCGCCGGCGGCGGGCGCATGTGGATGGAAGAGCGCCTGGGCGAACGCGTCAACCACAAGCGCCTCGACGACCTCATGACCGTGCAGCCGCAGACCATCGCGGCCGCCTGCCCCTTCTGCATGACCATGATCACGGACGCCGCGCGCGACAAGCACATCGAGATCAAGACGAAGGACGTCGCCGAGATCGTCGCGGAATCCCTCAACTGA